The Ziziphus jujuba cultivar Dongzao chromosome 5, ASM3175591v1 genome segment attgcaaaatattatatatatatatatatatatatgtttgataatTATCAATCTTTCACAGTTTTTGGAGAAGAAGATGTAAGCCAAAaagttctttcaaaaaaaataataataataatagtaataaaatgaAAGGTGTaaaccaaaaagtaaataaataaagaaagatacacaataaaatattaagtttTTGACACTAATATCCATGTAACTTCAACTTTTTTATACTTTATTTCCTGTAATTATGAATTAGCACCAACATACCTATGAAGTTTGTAAATACTGTTAAATTATGTTAACCAAAACTGTAGAATCTACTCACATATGGTGTACATGcataaaaatttacaatgtAAAAGTTTTTAACTTAtgctatataattaataaattttaaaagatattgacgctaatttgatattacaaaaaataatttgcaaGATTATTGAACACATCGGTGCCAAAGAccgtaaaatattaaaacaagttcatttcattttcataaaaggaaattaagACCAATTAATGATTAATAGAATTAATCGGCCATACCTTTGAAGTCCGTCAATTAGTGTTAAACAGtttcatattaaaaatcatGTCTTGGCTTAGAATTCAGGTAAAAAAGCATAGTTCTTGAATATctatgttattttctttttctttttgtattttaatataatctGGGAATTTGGCTATGAAAACTGTATAAATATTGACAAAGTTTTCGCCATGTTCATGCTCACCATCTTCAATGCGTTGCTGACTCCTACTAATTGTCATAAGAAAAGCTCACGGATTGGCAATTATGACCACgaagtccaaaaaaaaaaaaaaaaaaaaaaaaaaaaaaaaaaaaaaaaaagttattcaaATAGAGTCCTCTTTAATATTCTTTAAAGCGTTTTCCACAAGATCTCTTTAAGAACGAGAATATGACAGCGCTTGATAAgatgaatatttgtttttaatcaaCATGAAAATAACACCAATCAAGACCAGGGAGTCTTGGATGCACGCAAAGACCATAGTAAAGGTAAAAAGCTATTAAAAACTTCATTCGTACATCCTGTATGAGCTGCTGACTTGATGAATGAAAGCTTCCAATAATATTGTAGTTCAATGATATTTAGCATTTTCAGTTTATAATTGAAACAAATCCCATGAAATTTTCACCAATTCAACAATTTTAACACTAGGGAGATAAACAATCATCGAATTTAGCATAGGAGAACATGGGAACTATATTAGTTAAGACACATTAAGTAAAAAACTCCTGGTAACTGATTTTTATAATAAGCTTAAGCATACTCTGCAAACATTTAACCTGTTTTTGGATCTCACATAgaatcatatatgcataaaactaGTTAAACCATCCAACAATTTTTTACAGTGTTTTCTAAGGTCCATCAAAAAGATCATATCCATGTCATACAAACTTACAGACAAGTCTACATATTGCAAGACCACTCTCTCTGACTAAATGAGATTTATCTCAATCACCACCCACTTGCCTCTTCCATGAGTCAGAACATTCTCCCTACTAATCAGAACGGTCTAATCACCACCCACTTGCCTCTTCCATGAGTCTTCCACAATCAATTCGTCGACTCCCCAGTCCTCATAACTAGAAAGTTTATATCCCCCAAAACGACAGTTACTACTTTAGAATTCACACTattacaaagaacaaaaagGGAGAAAGGCAGCATGTTTAAGAACATGATGCCCAAAAAAATGCAACCTGAACTAAGAACCTCACCTTCCATCAGGCAGGTAGCGGCGTATGGTAAAGGGAATCTTCCGCTCACGCAGTTCCTTCATAGCAATCTTAACAAAGATAAactcaataaattatatatacatgtaacatgaaaggaaaaaatattaaactagTAGCATTTTAAGCAAGATGCTATCTCATTTGGCACAGATGCATTTGGCATATACTAGTACAGAATAGTAAAAGGGAAAACAAAATTTGCTATCAGACACAACCGAGGATGATTGATTGCAAAAGAGATATTACAGCCTCACATTCTAATCATATATTAGATTAGGTTTTATTACATAGGCAAACAAAATTTGCTGTCAGACACAATATTCTTTTGAAACAGCACAACTGAAGATGAGGGCTCACAGAAGAGATATTACATATGCACTGCCTAATCATATGTTAGATTACGTCTTATCATAAAGATGTCTAGGATTCTGTCACATCATAAGGAAGCTTAACATATTGCTAAGCATATGTACTAATCTACCAAGTTCTCAAAATGTGGATCGAATTGTATATCACAACATAACCATTTTTAGCTCTAATATTGTGTGCATATGTCATttatagttatataatataaaaaaccaaTATGATAGACCATGCCCAACGTTATTAAATCAATATACAAGGTTTAAAAACTTTCTAACAGTAATTCATATttcaatcattaattttttaaatgtgaatCATCATCACCACCTCTAAATAACAAGAAACTTAACTTCCTAATTCTGAAGTAGCAACACAGAGTTACAATAAAcctaatatatttaacaaaaaagagGGCTATCTTAATAATTTTTGGTGTATAGTATAATGCATATATTTCAGTACTAAGCAATTTCTGTATTGCACAATACCCTGAAATTTCCAATACAAGTATGTTACATTATGTTTTCTGTCTAAAACAACAGGCATCATCTTTCATGCAATACTAACAACCATCTACGCGTAGTAGACAAAAAGCacttaaagaaaacaaaatcatgCAGAATCTTACTTCGAGTGGGTCAGTCTCACCCTCCAACTCAACCATTACAGGTGCATTCATGCTGCCCATtcagaagaaaaaaatcatcaaacataaataaaacttGATTGACAAAACATTAGCCTTGTAGTTCAGGACAACTACCTGATCTGCAGAGCACGTGTACCTAAGATTCTAGCTCGCTCATATTTGGTCataaattttgaagttttatGCGGTCCCTCAACTTgttcctgttcttctttatcatCTGTTTCAATGGTTTCCCCAGGAATCTCATCAGTGTTATTGTTTTCTACATCTTCCTCTACACCTTCCTGTCCATCATCATAGTTTATTATTTCttcttaaaaacaaatataatatcaatttcttttttttttttttttttttttggagtttttCGAAAACTCAAAACAAGAAATTTACAAAGTTCCTTACTTCAATCTCAGGCTCTGGTGGCTCATCCTCGTAtctgtggaaaaaaaaaaatatatatatatatatatatatgttaagtcATAAAACTATTTAATAATATGAGACAATGTCAATAATTCATCACTCGAACCCAAAAAGGAATGGCATAataagtttaaaattaaaaactttttctTCTTACAACATAACTTGACACATAAAATCCTACTAAGTTAACATTTTGCTTGACAAACTTTTAACACATAAGGGCCTGAAcgttaacaataaaaataatgaactaagaaaatatgcattctaACACAGATACATTAAATTTGacattacataataataataataataagttacaGAACCCGAAAATGTGTATTTAATCTTAGCTTTTATCAGAAGCTCTTTTTTGTGGAAAATAATTCTTAGTGACAACTACTACGCTTTAAAAGATATTACCTAAAACTTGTTTCTTTCAGTAAATAGAGTGGAAAAGAGTCGTTTCCATCGGGAATTACTCTTAAAGGGGAATTTATGAAACCCTAGGTCTACAGAATTTGGTAAGCGCGTTTTAACTCaattttagttaaatattaGTTTGATTATGGTAATTTTGATTTCTTAAAGCTCAAATAACGAGTAAGAAAACAGAAGGATTATGAGTAAAAGATTTTCCTCAACTTTTTTTCTTCCGAGAAATTGACAgtgaagagggaaaaaaaaaaaaaaaaaaaggccgaaACTTTGAGACAAAATATAAATGTCGGTGAGAGAAAGAAGGAGTAGTACCCCATATCTATCTCGTTGTAATCGTCGTCCGCCATTGTTGATTGATTGAGGAAGAAGGTTTTACTTAAACCCTTGCCGAAAGTTGACAGAAATGGGCACAAAGTGACTCACGGCGAGAGCTTATAGTTCTTCTTCCCGTAATATATCAATCGGATGGGTCATTGGCTTGGGTGAACAAGGGCGCACCGTATTCAAATAGTCCGCTATGTTAACACAAATGAATCATTGACATGTTgcatagattttattttattttatttatttatttatttatttaatttttgaaaattacatgTTACATAGATTGAATGTGAATTACTTTATAGTCCCCAACGAATGCCTAGTCATCtgtatatctttattaatttaaacattcgttctattctaatatatatttataaatcattaaaaagatctttaaaaaaaaaaaaaaaaaaaaaaaacaaacatcaaATCTAAAGCATAAACTAACAAATATGAAAGGATCCAAACAAGCTAATTCATACACAACGAACAATTCAAGTTCCACAAAAAACTTCTACAACATTAGAATAACATAATTCAAGTTCCAATTTAAATCACAAAAAAACATCTACAACATTACACTAACATAATCCAACttcaaatataaattacattattcagagttaaaataacaatattatctaGTGTGATACaccttatttgaaatttataacttaacaaataaaacactaacacctaataaaattttaatattatatatatatattggttattttgaaatatcaaaattaataactGATCCAGtccaattaaatttcaaaaattttacttcaattcaattaaattggaatgattaaataaaattagattggatTGAATTGCATCAGTCCATTTTAGTCCATTTTATTGAATTGGTTCTATTTTATTCACccctatatatagatataaaacaaaaaatccgttttcatttaaaaaaaataggagGAATAACATcttttttaggaagaaaaaaAGGCTCAAATATCTAGACAATAAAAAATTGGTTAAGTTGGTAAACTATTCAAACTTATATTAGTAAAGTAGTAAATTCTAAACATTAGGATGAGGGGatattattgtaaatatatGGAAGTATTATTATacatgacaaaaaaaaattgattcctTCTTTCcccaaataaccaataaaatgttaaataaagcATTCTTAGCTAAAGCACGGTCATTTATAATCAAAGgcacaattaaaattttataaaatctgcatgttaaaattttaaaaatgttattcaattatataatattttttattttttatttggcttttaactattaaaatcaattaagaaaaattgaaaaatatgtctattttaataaatatataaaattaaaataaaattaatgatgatttttctaaaatataagtttaagtataattataataaaattgaaagagtCTAATGAAATTTACTTTAAAACATCTCTAATGACATACTATTTGAGCAATGCCATTGTCAAAAGAATATTGTTATATGTCATCAGTGGTGACTATCACCATTCTACGTAGCAGtaggtatatgtatatatatggataaaaaaaatttatatggtagtggaactcatatatatataaaacctatTTTAACATTAGATTCACCACCATATAGAATAGTGACAGTCACTATTGGTGACAAATAACATTATTCTTGTCAAAATATGCCATTTGTATTCCATTTTGCTTCTCTACGGACAAAATTTGCCATTTGTATTCCATTTGGCTTCTCAACATGATGACATTCGGGGTTAAAGGAACACTTTTTTGGTTCATATTAAATCCTTAGAGGTGCAACCCGATTGGTGTCGAATAAGCTCGACGAGTCAATAGTTTTGCAGAATACCCCTTTTTAAGTGAACTGTGGGAGGGAATTGCAAAATTTGGCCATTGCAAATTTGGTGTCAAATGGGCAAAATTTGGCATTGGACCGCTTTCATAAACTACGTGAACCCATGTcatttaatgaattaattaatactgttttttttttaattagtaaaaaGTAATCAAAAGTATATCCAATTATCCAAttgctatttaataaaatttaaaatttggcatttatattcttttaataattGGCATTAGAACATAAATGGTAGTGAATgtttaccattaaaaaaaaaattactagtattaaagtataaaaataacaatgctAAAATAACATTTGCTATTGAAATTCTTAAATGTAACTTTTTCATCTTATGCAATCTTTGGTATGGCAGTAATAAAATGAGAGTAAATTCACCTTGGATATAGGGCTCAAACCCAAGCTGAAAATCCTCTTTCCCAAATTTGTAATTAGAAAAAACTGGGCCCTTTGAAAGTGAAAACAATTTATTGCAGCCCAGGGCCCAATCTTTTAACAGCAGAGCAAAATGCATTCCATTAGAAAATTGGACTGAgttcaattttcaattaaagGAACAAAATTGTCATATCTCTTACACAATTTTTATATAACTGTAAGTTGTAAAATGCATTTCGCTATATCTCTCATAGAAGTATAACTTGTACATTTTAATTtcgtttttaaaactttaaaaaagttaaaatttatataatctagAATTAGATTTAGGGGTAAATTCAATCTacaatttaatggatttaaaatgaattatagattttaaaagatatgATGGATTATAATGTAATTTCATACATTTcataaaaagtttataaaaatctaacaaAATCATTGGGATTAAacctggatttcatattgacaattttctttataatttcactattaaaatcatttcaaatccattaaaatctatcattttttaaaatcttttaaaatcaatgactttttaaataccattagattttaaaaagaatttacAAAGTCCTTGTTGAATACACTTGAATTTTAATGAACTTtcataaaattcattaaaatctgaattgaatatcattgaaTTTGTATAAActcatttaaaatctaaatcgaatacctccagacttttaaatatttttaaaatctttcaaattttaaattgaatacacccctTAATTTAGAACTATTTTcacaaaagtgaaaaataaataaaaaataaaaataaacaaccgCACAAAACAAGTGATTGATTTTTAAGGCCAACGGAGCTTGCCTTCTCTATAATTACGTTACC includes the following:
- the LOC107421870 gene encoding DNA-directed RNA polymerases II, IV and V subunit 6A, which gives rise to MADDDYNEIDMGYEDEPPEPEIEEGVEEDVENNNTDEIPGETIETDDKEEQEQVEGPHKTSKFMTKYERARILGTRALQISMNAPVMVELEGETDPLEIAMKELRERKIPFTIRRYLPDGSYEDWGVDELIVEDSWKRQVGGD